A genomic window from Agrobacterium tumefaciens includes:
- a CDS encoding ABC transporter permease, producing MIGFILADLRRLWLGGAVVVLLVALATALGVAVTLQERSLRLGSARAADKFDLVVGAAGSETQLILSSIFLQAAPLPLVDGAVLTRLAADPRVAWAAPVGFGDSFAGYPIVGTTTSLVSNTTPGFAEGRMFALEGEALLGAAVNLSVGAEIKPMHGTAETGGRTHTEIAYKAVGKLQPTGTPWDRAILVPIQAVWHVHGLGQEHGHDHGEGNGEGDAAAHDDGHQEDGHDHAHEGEAHHGDGDTHAEGEVGQADAIIQIGMPQEPKAAVVPGASSGHAESDHHGSIDPDAPIVETFGENMPGLPAILVKPKTIADAYRLRQEYRSGNTLGVFPGEVLTGLYATLGDAKMVLGAVAAGSQGLVAAALMLVTVIHVGQRRRQIGALRAFGAPRGSVFAIVWLELFFLVALGVGIGFLLGLGAAHIGAQLFTAKSGVILPVGFTREDLRLALFLLGFAAVLAAIPALLAYRQSPAAALRA from the coding sequence ATGATCGGTTTCATCCTTGCCGACCTGCGTCGCCTGTGGCTGGGCGGGGCCGTCGTGGTTCTGCTGGTGGCGCTGGCCACCGCGCTTGGCGTGGCTGTCACCTTGCAGGAACGGTCTTTGCGTCTCGGCAGCGCCCGCGCCGCCGATAAATTCGACCTCGTTGTCGGTGCTGCCGGCAGCGAAACGCAGTTGATCCTTTCATCCATCTTCCTGCAGGCGGCGCCCCTGCCGCTCGTGGATGGCGCCGTCCTCACCCGGCTTGCCGCCGATCCGCGTGTCGCATGGGCGGCTCCTGTCGGATTTGGGGATTCTTTTGCCGGCTATCCCATTGTCGGCACGACGACGAGCCTCGTCAGTAACACAACGCCCGGCTTTGCCGAGGGCAGGATGTTTGCTTTGGAAGGCGAAGCGCTTCTGGGCGCTGCCGTCAACCTCTCCGTTGGTGCCGAGATCAAGCCGATGCATGGCACCGCCGAAACCGGCGGCCGCACCCATACCGAGATCGCCTACAAGGCCGTCGGGAAGTTGCAGCCGACTGGCACACCCTGGGATCGCGCCATTCTCGTGCCGATTCAGGCTGTGTGGCACGTCCATGGTCTTGGCCAGGAACATGGTCATGATCACGGTGAAGGCAATGGGGAAGGTGACGCGGCTGCGCATGATGACGGGCATCAGGAGGATGGCCATGATCACGCCCATGAAGGCGAGGCACATCATGGGGATGGCGATACGCATGCCGAAGGTGAGGTCGGCCAAGCCGATGCCATTATTCAGATCGGGATGCCGCAGGAGCCCAAAGCGGCTGTCGTGCCGGGCGCTTCTTCGGGGCATGCCGAGTCCGATCATCATGGCAGTATCGATCCCGATGCGCCGATCGTAGAGACCTTTGGTGAGAACATGCCCGGTCTGCCGGCCATTCTCGTCAAACCGAAGACGATTGCCGATGCCTATCGGCTGAGACAGGAATATCGCAGCGGCAATACGCTTGGCGTTTTCCCGGGCGAGGTGCTCACCGGACTTTATGCCACGCTTGGTGATGCCAAGATGGTTCTGGGTGCGGTCGCCGCGGGTTCGCAAGGGCTGGTGGCGGCAGCGTTGATGCTGGTGACGGTGATCCATGTCGGTCAGCGGCGTAGGCAGATAGGCGCATTGCGGGCATTCGGCGCGCCCCGTGGCTCGGTATTCGCCATCGTCTGGCTGGAGCTTTTCTTTCTGGTGGCGCTTGGTGTCGGTATCGGTTTTCTGCTCGGCCTGGGCGCTGCTCATATCGGCGCGCAGCTGTTTACCGCAAAAAGTGGCGTGATCCTGCCGGTCGGCTTCACCCGCGAAGATTTGCGCCTTGCGCTCTTCCTGCTGGGTTTTGCCGCTGTTCTGGCCGCGATACCGGCATTGCTTGCCTATCGCCAGTCTCCCGCAGCCGCGCTCCGCGCGTGA
- a CDS encoding DUF1801 domain-containing protein, protein MAERKPEKAAENAEVGASAAAPKLLSGGNPQIAKGYGDAPVQAYIAAMPGWKSPVGARIDTLIENLVPGVRKAVKWNSPLYGMEDGVWFLGLHCFAKYIKVSFFNGASLEPPPPGASKQPKVRYLDIHEGVFDEAQFAEWVKQASQLPGEKL, encoded by the coding sequence ATGGCTGAAAGGAAACCGGAAAAAGCTGCCGAAAACGCGGAGGTTGGAGCTTCGGCTGCCGCACCGAAGCTTCTTTCAGGCGGCAATCCACAGATTGCCAAGGGTTATGGTGATGCGCCGGTGCAGGCCTATATTGCCGCCATGCCGGGTTGGAAAAGCCCGGTCGGGGCGCGTATTGACACGCTGATCGAAAACCTGGTGCCCGGCGTGCGCAAGGCCGTGAAGTGGAACTCGCCCCTCTACGGCATGGAGGATGGCGTCTGGTTCCTCGGCCTTCACTGCTTTGCCAAATATATCAAAGTCAGCTTCTTCAACGGTGCGTCACTTGAGCCGCCACCGCCCGGTGCATCGAAGCAGCCGAAGGTTCGTTACCTTGATATTCACGAAGGCGTCTTCGATGAAGCGCAGTTCGCTGAGTGGGTGAAACAGGCAAGCCAATTGCCGGGTGAGAAGCTTTAG
- a CDS encoding NAD(P)-dependent alcohol dehydrogenase, with protein MKALVLEEKGKLSLRDFDISSELGPKDVRIRTHTVGICGSDVHYYTHGKIGHFIVNAPMVLGHEASGTVIETGAEVTHLKAGDRVCMEPGIPDPTSRASKLGIYNVDPAVRFWATPPIHGCLTPEVIHPAAFTYKLPDNVSFAEGAMVEPFAIGMQAALRARIQPGDVAVVTGAGPIGMMVALAALAGGCAKVIVADLAQPKLDIIAAYDGIETVNIREHNLAEAVAAATDGWGCDIVFECSGAAPAVLGMAKLARPGGAIVLVGMPVDPVPVDIVGLQAKELRVETVFRYANVYDRAVALIASGKVDLKPLISATIPFEDSIAGFDRAVEARDTDVKLQILMPQ; from the coding sequence ATGAAGGCACTGGTGCTGGAAGAAAAAGGCAAGCTCTCGCTCAGGGATTTTGACATTTCGAGTGAACTCGGACCGAAGGATGTGCGCATCCGCACCCATACGGTCGGCATCTGCGGCTCGGATGTCCATTATTACACCCATGGCAAGATCGGTCATTTCATCGTCAATGCTCCCATGGTACTCGGCCATGAGGCGTCGGGAACGGTCATCGAAACCGGTGCCGAAGTGACGCATCTGAAGGCCGGTGACCGTGTCTGCATGGAGCCGGGTATCCCCGACCCGACGTCGCGCGCATCCAAGCTCGGCATCTATAACGTCGATCCCGCCGTCCGCTTCTGGGCGACACCGCCGATCCATGGCTGCCTGACGCCTGAGGTCATCCACCCCGCCGCTTTCACCTACAAGCTGCCGGACAATGTGTCCTTTGCCGAAGGTGCCATGGTCGAACCCTTCGCCATCGGCATGCAGGCGGCACTCAGAGCGCGCATCCAGCCCGGCGATGTCGCCGTTGTCACCGGTGCCGGTCCGATCGGCATGATGGTGGCGCTGGCAGCACTTGCCGGTGGTTGCGCCAAGGTCATCGTTGCCGATCTTGCCCAGCCGAAGCTTGATATCATCGCCGCTTATGACGGTATCGAGACCGTCAATATCCGCGAGCATAATCTTGCCGAAGCCGTGGCCGCTGCTACGGATGGCTGGGGCTGCGACATCGTGTTCGAATGCTCGGGTGCTGCACCGGCCGTGCTTGGCATGGCGAAACTTGCGCGGCCCGGCGGTGCGATCGTGCTTGTTGGCATGCCGGTTGATCCGGTGCCGGTTGATATCGTTGGCCTGCAGGCCAAGGAGCTTCGGGTGGAGACGGTTTTCCGTTACGCCAACGTTTATGACCGGGCAGTTGCACTCATTGCATCCGGCAAGGTCGATCTGAAGCCGCTGATTTCCGCAACCATCCCTTTCGAAGACAGCATCGCCGGTTTTGATCGTGCGGTGGAAGCACGGGATACGGATGTGAAGCTGCAAATTCTGATGCCGCAATAA
- a CDS encoding helix-turn-helix domain-containing protein, producing the protein MQPDLELVHIRKGESFAAWRHGYPFRTVRWHYHPEYEIHLVVATSGTFYIGDFVGRFSPGQLIMTGPNLPQNWISEIEPDEIVPTRSLVIQFPETFIEDACTSMSEMDVVRALLDRSRRGILFDDETSDRVRPLVLRLIEAQGLTRLALFWEILDLLVNAPSSEVLASLSYELDLTGIGDSGINRALSHLRQHLTEQVEEIDLADMVGQSPSAFSRAFKRHTGTTLVRYRNQLRIDLACQMLLADQDVKVAEVCYDVGFSNLSNFNRHFLKLKGMSPSRFRTIFAAQKAAVMAD; encoded by the coding sequence ATGCAGCCCGATCTGGAACTGGTACACATCCGCAAGGGCGAATCCTTCGCTGCCTGGCGGCATGGCTATCCGTTCCGCACCGTGCGCTGGCATTATCATCCCGAATATGAAATTCATCTGGTCGTTGCCACGTCGGGCACGTTCTATATCGGTGATTTCGTCGGTCGCTTCAGCCCCGGTCAGCTCATCATGACCGGTCCCAATCTCCCCCAGAACTGGATCAGCGAGATCGAGCCGGACGAGATCGTGCCGACACGCTCTCTCGTGATCCAGTTTCCGGAGACATTTATCGAAGATGCCTGCACATCCATGTCCGAGATGGATGTGGTGCGCGCCCTGCTGGATCGCAGCCGCCGCGGCATTCTGTTTGACGACGAGACGAGCGACCGGGTTCGCCCGCTGGTGCTTCGGCTGATCGAAGCGCAGGGGCTGACACGGCTTGCGCTTTTCTGGGAAATTCTCGATCTGCTGGTCAACGCGCCGTCTTCAGAAGTGCTGGCGAGCCTGAGCTACGAGCTTGATCTGACCGGCATCGGTGATAGCGGCATTAACCGCGCTCTGTCGCACCTGCGCCAGCATTTGACCGAACAGGTTGAGGAGATCGATCTGGCTGACATGGTGGGCCAGAGCCCGAGCGCCTTTTCCCGTGCCTTCAAGCGCCATACGGGAACGACGCTGGTGCGGTATCGCAATCAGTTACGCATTGATCTTGCCTGCCAGATGCTGCTGGCGGATCAGGACGTGAAGGTGGCGGAGGTCTGCTACGATGTGGGCTTTTCCAACCTTTCGAATTTCAACCGGCATTTCCTGAAATTGAAGGGAATGTCGCCGTCGAGGTTCCGAACCATATTCGCAGCCCAGAAGGCAGCGGTCATGGCGGATTAA
- a CDS encoding ABC transporter substrate-binding protein → MKMKSKFLMATAAIAMMAAPALAQEKLKIGMTFQELNNPYFVSMQEALKEAAASIGADVVVTDAGHDVAKQISDVEDMLQQKIDILLLNPTDSAGIEAAVHAAKAAGVTVVAVDANANGPVDTFVGSKNRDAGYKSCKYLGEALGGKGEVAILDGIPVVPILQRVEGCKAALAEFADIKLVDTQNGRQDRSVALGVVENMIQSRPNLAGIFSVNDGGAMGALAAIQGSGKDIKLTSVDGAPEAVKAIADGGPFIETTAQFPRDQVRVGLAMALAQKWGARVVPKEVPIDVMVVDSKNAGEFSW, encoded by the coding sequence ATGAAAATGAAATCCAAGTTTCTGATGGCGACAGCCGCAATTGCAATGATGGCCGCTCCGGCGCTGGCGCAGGAAAAGCTGAAGATCGGCATGACCTTCCAGGAGCTTAACAACCCCTATTTCGTGTCGATGCAGGAAGCGCTGAAGGAAGCCGCAGCAAGCATCGGCGCAGACGTTGTCGTGACCGATGCCGGCCACGATGTGGCAAAGCAGATTTCCGACGTTGAAGACATGCTTCAGCAGAAGATCGATATCCTGCTTCTGAACCCGACGGATAGCGCCGGCATCGAAGCTGCCGTGCACGCTGCCAAGGCTGCCGGCGTGACCGTCGTTGCGGTTGACGCCAACGCCAATGGCCCGGTCGACACCTTCGTCGGCTCTAAAAACCGTGACGCGGGCTACAAGTCGTGCAAATATCTCGGTGAAGCCCTCGGCGGCAAGGGTGAAGTCGCGATCCTCGACGGCATTCCGGTCGTGCCGATCCTGCAGCGCGTCGAAGGTTGCAAGGCAGCACTTGCCGAATTCGCAGATATCAAGCTCGTCGATACGCAGAACGGCCGTCAGGACCGCTCCGTTGCTCTCGGCGTCGTTGAAAACATGATCCAGTCGCGTCCGAACCTCGCCGGTATCTTCTCGGTGAATGACGGCGGTGCGATGGGCGCACTGGCTGCGATCCAAGGGTCCGGCAAGGACATCAAGCTGACCTCGGTGGACGGCGCTCCGGAAGCGGTGAAGGCAATTGCTGACGGTGGTCCTTTCATCGAAACCACGGCGCAGTTCCCGCGTGACCAGGTGCGTGTCGGCCTTGCCATGGCGCTTGCCCAGAAGTGGGGCGCACGCGTCGTGCCGAAGGAAGTCCCGATCGACGTCATGGTCGTCGACAGCAAAAACGCCGGCGAGTTCAGCTGGTAA
- a CDS encoding sugar ABC transporter ATP-binding protein — protein sequence MLELNGIRKSFGKIEVLRGVDLEARAGEVHALLGENGAGKSTLMKILCGILQPSEGTIRIDGKDRRFANYDEAIAAGVGIVFQEFSLIPYLNAVENMFLAREIRGPLRLLNKGAMRKRAAEIMSRLAVDVPLDVPVHHLSVAQQQFVEIAKALSLDARILVLDEPTATLTPSETEHLFKVMRELRRQGVAIIFISHHLEEIFEICDRITVLRDGELIGSCLTSEVDNDRLVEMMVGRRIESSFPPKPQLDPSAASVIEVEELQLKKGGPVSRFALRKGEILGFAGLVGSGRTETVLAMLGAHSASRRKVKVDGVDTRFSGPDEALMRGIGLLPESRKEEGLITSFSILQNISLNNYRKYRKAHWFLDLKKELEHTTKAMAQVQVKAQGPYARVDTLSGGNQQKIVIARWLNHDMRVLIFDEPTRGIDVGAKAEIYSLMREFAARGHSIIMISSELPEVIGMSDRVCVFRSGGIVATVEGDDINSETIMTNATTGRVEHVA from the coding sequence ATGCTGGAACTGAATGGAATAAGAAAAAGCTTTGGCAAGATCGAAGTCCTGCGCGGCGTCGACCTTGAGGCGCGCGCCGGCGAGGTGCATGCGCTTCTGGGCGAAAACGGCGCCGGCAAGTCGACTTTGATGAAGATCCTGTGCGGCATTTTGCAGCCATCGGAGGGAACGATCCGCATTGACGGCAAGGATCGCCGCTTCGCCAATTATGATGAGGCGATTGCCGCCGGCGTCGGCATCGTGTTTCAGGAATTCAGCCTGATCCCCTATCTCAATGCCGTGGAAAACATGTTCCTTGCCCGCGAAATCCGCGGGCCGCTTCGCCTTTTGAACAAGGGCGCCATGCGCAAGCGCGCGGCCGAGATCATGAGCCGGCTGGCAGTGGATGTTCCGCTCGATGTGCCCGTCCATCACCTTTCGGTTGCCCAGCAGCAATTTGTCGAAATTGCCAAGGCACTGTCGCTGGATGCCCGCATCCTCGTTCTCGACGAGCCGACCGCGACGCTCACCCCGTCCGAGACCGAACACCTCTTCAAGGTCATGCGCGAGCTGCGGCGTCAGGGCGTGGCGATCATCTTCATTTCGCATCACCTCGAGGAAATATTCGAGATTTGCGACCGCATCACCGTTCTGCGCGATGGCGAACTGATCGGCTCCTGCCTGACTTCGGAGGTCGATAACGACCGTCTGGTCGAGATGATGGTCGGCCGGCGCATCGAATCCAGCTTCCCGCCGAAGCCGCAGCTCGATCCTTCCGCCGCAAGCGTGATCGAAGTGGAAGAGCTGCAATTGAAGAAGGGCGGCCCCGTCTCGCGCTTTGCGCTGCGCAAGGGTGAAATTCTCGGCTTTGCCGGCCTTGTCGGCTCCGGTCGCACGGAAACGGTGCTGGCGATGCTCGGCGCGCACTCCGCTTCGCGCCGCAAGGTCAAGGTCGACGGCGTGGACACGCGTTTTTCCGGCCCTGATGAAGCGCTGATGCGCGGTATCGGCCTGTTGCCGGAGAGCCGCAAGGAGGAGGGGCTGATCACCAGCTTCTCCATCCTGCAGAATATTTCGCTCAACAACTATCGCAAATACCGCAAGGCCCACTGGTTCCTCGACCTCAAAAAGGAACTGGAGCACACGACAAAGGCCATGGCGCAAGTGCAGGTGAAGGCGCAAGGGCCCTACGCCCGCGTCGACACGCTGTCCGGCGGCAACCAGCAGAAGATCGTGATTGCCCGCTGGCTGAACCATGACATGCGTGTGCTGATCTTCGATGAGCCGACGCGCGGCATCGATGTGGGCGCCAAGGCGGAAATCTATTCGCTGATGCGCGAATTCGCCGCCAGGGGACATTCCATCATCATGATCTCCTCGGAGCTGCCGGAAGTGATCGGCATGTCCGACAGGGTCTGCGTCTTCCGCTCCGGCGGCATCGTCGCCACCGTGGAAGGTGACGACATCAATTCAGAAACAATAATGACAAACGCCACCACCGGGAGAGTTGAACATGTCGCTTGA
- a CDS encoding ABC transporter permease translates to MSLDANTGTAAKTGGFSLSAMLRSPLALPLAGLIVVSILMGLASDNFFSVNNIMNVLRQVSVVGILAVGMTFVILTGGIDLSVGAVMALVGTLSAGLMVNTGLSPAVALPAGLFIGLGIGIFNGALVAWGKMPAIIVTLATMGMARGLGLIYSGGYPVSGIPSWISWFGVGRVGVVPVPVIIMVVIYAVAWVLLQRTAFGRHVYALGGNELAARLSGVKTRRVKLAVYGISGVTAALAALILTGRLMSGQPNAGVGFELDAIAAVVLGGTAIAGGRGLILGTLIGAVLLGILNNGLNLMGINPYLQDVIKGGIILLAIYIGRDWR, encoded by the coding sequence ATGTCGCTTGATGCAAACACCGGCACTGCCGCGAAAACGGGCGGCTTCAGTCTCAGTGCCATGCTGCGCTCGCCGCTCGCCCTGCCTCTGGCGGGCCTGATTGTCGTATCGATCCTGATGGGGCTTGCGAGCGACAATTTCTTCAGTGTCAACAACATCATGAACGTGCTGCGGCAGGTTTCCGTCGTCGGCATTCTCGCCGTCGGCATGACCTTCGTCATCCTCACCGGTGGCATCGACCTGTCTGTCGGTGCGGTCATGGCGCTTGTCGGCACGCTGTCCGCTGGCCTCATGGTGAACACCGGCCTGTCTCCCGCAGTTGCCCTGCCGGCTGGCCTGTTCATCGGGTTAGGCATCGGCATCTTCAACGGTGCGCTTGTCGCCTGGGGCAAGATGCCCGCCATCATCGTCACGCTTGCCACCATGGGCATGGCGCGTGGCCTCGGCCTCATCTATTCCGGTGGTTATCCGGTCAGCGGCATTCCGAGCTGGATCTCCTGGTTCGGCGTCGGCCGCGTCGGCGTCGTTCCGGTGCCGGTCATCATCATGGTGGTGATTTACGCGGTAGCATGGGTGCTGTTGCAGCGCACGGCCTTCGGCCGTCACGTCTACGCACTTGGCGGCAACGAGTTGGCGGCCCGCCTTTCAGGCGTAAAGACCCGGCGCGTCAAGCTTGCCGTCTATGGCATCTCGGGCGTCACGGCAGCACTTGCGGCCCTCATCCTCACGGGCCGTCTGATGAGTGGTCAGCCCAATGCCGGCGTCGGCTTCGAACTGGATGCCATTGCGGCCGTCGTTCTCGGCGGCACGGCGATTGCCGGCGGCAGGGGTCTCATTCTCGGTACGCTCATCGGTGCGGTGCTGCTCGGTATTCTCAATAACGGCCTCAACCTGATGGGCATCAACCCCTATCTGCAGGATGTCATCAAGGGCGGCATCATCCTGCTGGCTATCTATATCGGGCGCGATTGGCGCTGA
- a CDS encoding SDR family oxidoreductase, translating to MSESLQGKIAVITGAASGIGLATTEALLEQGATVVMVDWNEKALKDLAAKLGERAIPQVTNLLDADSCNAMIPEILEKVDHIDILYCNAGTYIGGELTETTPEAIDKMLNLNVNAVMKNVQAVVPHMSARKTGDIVVTCSIAGHFPTYWEPVYSGSKWAITSFVQGMRRQMIPHGVRVAQVSPGPVVSALLADWPEENLRKAKESGSLIDASEVADAVIYMLTRKRTVTIRDMLVLPTNFDRV from the coding sequence ATGTCTGAATCGCTGCAAGGCAAGATCGCGGTCATCACCGGCGCCGCATCCGGCATCGGGCTTGCCACAACGGAAGCGCTCTTGGAACAGGGCGCAACCGTGGTCATGGTCGACTGGAACGAGAAAGCCTTGAAAGATCTGGCCGCCAAGCTCGGCGAGCGCGCCATTCCGCAGGTCACCAACCTTCTGGATGCCGACAGCTGCAACGCCATGATCCCCGAAATCCTGGAGAAGGTCGATCATATCGACATTCTCTACTGCAATGCCGGCACTTATATCGGCGGTGAGCTGACCGAAACAACACCGGAAGCCATCGACAAGATGCTGAACCTGAACGTCAACGCCGTGATGAAGAATGTGCAGGCCGTCGTGCCGCATATGTCTGCGCGCAAGACAGGCGATATCGTTGTCACCTGCTCGATCGCCGGCCATTTCCCGACCTATTGGGAACCGGTCTATTCGGGCTCGAAATGGGCGATCACCAGCTTCGTGCAGGGCATGCGCCGCCAGATGATCCCGCATGGCGTGCGCGTCGCGCAGGTCTCTCCCGGCCCGGTCGTCTCCGCACTTCTCGCAGACTGGCCGGAGGAAAACCTCCGCAAGGCCAAGGAATCGGGTAGCCTTATTGATGCGAGCGAAGTGGCGGATGCCGTTATCTACATGCTGACGCGCAAGCGCACCGTCACCATCCGCGACATGCTGGTTCTCCCGACCAACTTCGACCGCGTCTAA
- a CDS encoding FGGY-family carbohydrate kinase, whose protein sequence is MASYLVGVDVGTGSARAGVFDVAGKLLATAKRPISMHREDGGIAEQSSGEVWQAVCDSVRESVSRAGIDPAEVAGIGFDATCSLVVRGPDDETLPVGAADHPERDIIVWMDHRAVEQAERINAGEHAVLKYVGGRISPEMQTPKLLWLSENRPDIYARAEHFFDLTDFLTWKASGALDRSACTVTCKWTYLAHESRWDAEYFNRIGLGDLAEQGFRRIGENVVHPGTALGAGLTEDAAKAMGLVAGTAVAAGLIDAHAGGVGTVAAGGDASRCLGYVFGTSSCTMTTTAEPAFVPGVWGPYYSAMVPGAWLNEGGQSAAGAAIDYLVQLHPAFAEAKALAEKEGKALPVWLADRALGIAASASAAAEIAEDFHVVPEFLGNRAPFADPHARAVIAGYGMETGVDSLVALYVAGLLGLGYGLRQIIETQARNGAPVETISVSGGAGAHPLARQLLADATGLPVERTECEEPVLLGSAMLGAVAAGSYPDLMAAMPAMSRIASCATPDPAFQKVHQSRYDAFLALQNAARAIRAASHS, encoded by the coding sequence ATGGCTTCCTACCTTGTTGGCGTCGATGTCGGGACAGGCTCGGCGCGGGCCGGTGTCTTCGATGTCGCGGGCAAGCTTCTCGCTACTGCCAAGCGCCCGATCAGCATGCACCGCGAGGATGGCGGCATTGCCGAGCAATCGAGCGGCGAAGTATGGCAGGCCGTTTGCGATAGTGTTCGCGAAAGCGTTTCTCGCGCCGGCATCGATCCCGCCGAGGTTGCCGGCATCGGTTTCGATGCCACCTGCTCGCTTGTCGTGCGCGGGCCTGACGATGAGACCCTGCCGGTCGGCGCTGCCGATCATCCCGAACGCGATATCATCGTCTGGATGGACCACCGCGCCGTTGAACAGGCTGAACGCATCAATGCCGGTGAACATGCCGTCCTGAAATATGTCGGCGGCCGCATTTCCCCGGAAATGCAGACGCCCAAGCTGCTGTGGCTCAGCGAAAACAGGCCGGATATTTATGCGCGTGCCGAGCATTTCTTCGACCTGACGGATTTTCTGACATGGAAGGCTTCCGGTGCACTCGATCGTTCCGCCTGCACGGTAACCTGCAAGTGGACTTATCTTGCCCATGAAAGCCGCTGGGATGCGGAATATTTCAACCGCATCGGGCTTGGTGATCTGGCGGAGCAGGGCTTCCGACGCATCGGTGAAAACGTCGTGCATCCCGGTACGGCACTGGGCGCTGGCCTGACCGAAGATGCGGCGAAAGCCATGGGGCTGGTGGCAGGCACCGCCGTCGCCGCAGGGCTTATCGATGCCCATGCCGGCGGCGTCGGCACGGTGGCTGCAGGCGGTGATGCCTCGCGATGCCTCGGTTATGTTTTCGGCACCTCGTCCTGCACCATGACCACCACCGCCGAACCCGCTTTCGTGCCGGGTGTCTGGGGTCCCTATTATTCCGCCATGGTTCCCGGCGCGTGGCTCAACGAAGGCGGCCAGTCTGCCGCCGGTGCGGCCATCGATTATCTGGTGCAGTTGCACCCCGCCTTTGCCGAGGCGAAGGCGCTTGCCGAGAAGGAAGGCAAAGCCTTGCCGGTTTGGCTTGCCGACCGCGCGCTCGGAATTGCCGCATCCGCTTCCGCCGCAGCTGAGATTGCCGAGGATTTTCATGTGGTGCCGGAGTTTCTCGGCAACCGTGCCCCCTTTGCCGATCCCCATGCCCGCGCGGTCATTGCCGGTTATGGCATGGAGACCGGCGTCGATTCGCTCGTCGCGCTCTACGTCGCGGGGCTTCTCGGCCTCGGTTACGGGCTTCGCCAGATCATCGAGACCCAGGCTCGCAACGGCGCGCCTGTCGAAACCATCAGTGTCAGCGGCGGGGCAGGCGCTCATCCGCTTGCCAGGCAATTGCTGGCGGACGCGACGGGGCTTCCGGTCGAACGCACCGAATGCGAAGAGCCGGTGCTTCTTGGATCTGCAATGCTCGGTGCGGTTGCTGCCGGAAGCTATCCGGACCTGATGGCAGCGATGCCGGCCATGTCGCGTATCGCCAGCTGTGCAACGCCTGATCCTGCTTTTCAGAAAGTCCACCAGTCGCGTTACGACGCGTTTCTGGCGTTGCAGAATGCGGCGCGCGCCATTCGAGCCGCCAGCCATTCCTGA
- a CDS encoding SDR family oxidoreductase, producing MQFSGKSVIITGAGKGIGRACAQLMAARGAEVVAISRTQSDLDSLKSEIGGRSIRVDLADVAATRAAMAEAGPCDFLINSAGINVLESVLDMSDAGYEAVLGINLRAALVTCQEFARARVALGGGGAIVNITSIAGHRGFQDHLCYAASKAGLEGATRVLAKELGAHGIRVNAVAPTITLTELAAEAWNDPVKSQPMMVRHPLNRFAEAEEVAQSIALLLSDDSKMISGAVLPVDGGFLAV from the coding sequence ATGCAGTTTTCCGGAAAATCCGTCATCATCACCGGCGCAGGCAAAGGCATCGGCCGCGCCTGTGCACAGCTGATGGCCGCACGCGGTGCGGAAGTGGTGGCGATCAGCCGCACGCAGTCCGATCTCGACAGCCTGAAAAGCGAAATTGGCGGCCGTTCAATCCGTGTCGATCTTGCCGATGTCGCCGCCACCCGTGCCGCCATGGCGGAGGCTGGTCCTTGCGATTTCCTGATCAACAGCGCCGGCATCAACGTGCTGGAAAGCGTGCTTGACATGAGCGATGCCGGTTACGAGGCCGTGCTGGGCATCAACCTGCGTGCCGCTCTCGTCACCTGCCAGGAATTTGCCCGCGCACGCGTTGCGCTGGGTGGCGGTGGCGCAATCGTCAACATCACCTCTATCGCCGGCCATCGCGGTTTTCAGGATCATCTATGCTATGCGGCGTCGAAGGCCGGGCTTGAAGGCGCAACCCGTGTTCTCGCCAAGGAGCTTGGCGCGCACGGTATCCGCGTTAACGCTGTTGCGCCGACCATTACGCTGACCGAACTGGCGGCGGAAGCCTGGAACGATCCCGTCAAGAGTCAGCCGATGATGGTTCGCCATCCGCTCAACCGTTTTGCCGAAGCTGAAGAGGTGGCACAGAGCATCGCGCTGCTGCTATCTGATGACAGCAAGATGATTTCCGGCGCCGTGTTGCCTGTGGATGGCGGTTTCCTCGCCGTCTGA
- a CDS encoding PRC-barrel domain-containing protein — MDHTNHVRLVETELTPSVLEGATVYGADDHKVGKVDHVHGVGAGSTAIIDVGGFLGIGAKPVAVPLSDLDFMRDEDGDVHAVTSWTKDQLKDMPEHRH; from the coding sequence ATGGATCACACCAATCACGTACGTCTGGTTGAAACGGAACTCACACCTTCGGTGCTCGAAGGAGCGACCGTTTATGGTGCGGACGACCACAAGGTCGGCAAGGTTGACCATGTCCACGGCGTTGGAGCCGGCAGCACCGCAATCATCGATGTCGGCGGCTTTCTCGGCATCGGCGCAAAGCCCGTCGCCGTGCCGCTCAGCGATCTCGATTTCATGCGGGATGAGGACGGCGATGTCCACGCGGTTACCTCATGGACGAAGGACCAGCTGAAGGACATGCCCGAGCATCGTCATTGA